A window of Campylobacter ureolyticus contains these coding sequences:
- the abc-f gene encoding ribosomal protection-like ABC-F family protein produces MALVDLIDVKKKFGTKSILNNANLTINDKERIAIIGKNGGGKSTLMKIIAGIYTPDEGRVVTQNGINVQYLEQAPNFKSHFTVEQAIRSELKEIYSALDEYTKTLNSLSNDPQNKDLIQKQNELSKFIDTHDAWNIENKITRVIEHFELDEFKDRAISTLSGGEIRRVALGGLILKKPDVLLLDEPTNHLDVYMVKFLEEMIISSNQTIVFISHDRYFIERLANRCIEIEDGEIQSFDGGYENYLIKKQEMLASMQKSYETLIKTLKSEEEWLRRGVKARLKRDEGRKQRVIQMREAAKKNPGIIRKVKLELERANVSFNHGGLGQNRKKMLFECVNLTKALGGKTLFKNFNTRVLQGERIGIVGKNGSGKSTLLKTFLGRISPDSGVIKKGELKIGYFDQMREGINDDDSLIEVFCPNGGDHVWVRGRYMHVYGYLKNFLFPKEFLTQKVGSLSGGEKNRVALALLFTKEYDCLILDEPTNDLDIATINILEEYLMSFEGAVIIVSHDRYFVDKVTNKLWIFENSGNINQTYMPYSEYLELEDEIEELDEIEKDAKEKSNEQQAQKSLQPKTQTKLSFKQNKILNEYPAEIERLENRIKELNHALSTPEIYKEVGIQSLFEELEEKKGNLTNMENEYFEVLALAESLKS; encoded by the coding sequence TTGGCACTTGTTGATTTAATAGATGTAAAAAAGAAATTTGGTACAAAAAGTATTTTAAATAATGCAAATTTAACTATAAACGATAAAGAAAGAATTGCCATTATTGGAAAAAATGGTGGTGGAAAATCAACTCTTATGAAAATAATTGCTGGAATTTATACACCTGATGAGGGAAGAGTTGTTACGCAAAATGGTATAAATGTGCAATATCTTGAACAAGCTCCAAATTTCAAGTCTCATTTTACAGTCGAACAAGCCATAAGATCAGAACTTAAAGAGATATATAGTGCACTTGATGAATATACAAAAACTTTAAATTCGCTTTCTAATGATCCTCAAAATAAAGACTTAATACAAAAGCAAAACGAACTTAGCAAATTTATAGATACACACGATGCGTGGAATATAGAAAATAAAATAACTCGTGTAATTGAGCATTTCGAACTTGATGAGTTTAAAGATAGAGCTATTTCAACTTTAAGTGGTGGTGAGATAAGGCGTGTCGCACTTGGCGGACTAATACTAAAAAAACCTGATGTGCTTTTACTGGACGAGCCAACAAACCATCTTGATGTTTATATGGTTAAATTTTTAGAGGAAATGATTATTTCTAGTAACCAAACAATAGTATTTATAAGTCATGATAGATATTTTATAGAACGCCTTGCTAATCGTTGTATAGAAATAGAAGATGGCGAAATTCAAAGTTTTGATGGTGGATATGAAAATTATTTAATTAAAAAACAAGAAATGTTAGCTTCTATGCAAAAAAGCTACGAAACTTTAATAAAAACTTTAAAAAGTGAAGAAGAGTGGCTTAGGCGCGGAGTAAAAGCTAGGCTTAAAAGAGATGAAGGAAGAAAACAACGCGTTATTCAAATGCGAGAAGCTGCAAAGAAAAATCCTGGAATTATACGAAAAGTAAAACTTGAGTTAGAAAGAGCAAATGTTAGTTTTAATCACGGCGGACTTGGGCAAAATAGAAAAAAAATGCTTTTTGAGTGTGTAAATTTAACAAAAGCATTAGGTGGAAAAACACTTTTTAAAAATTTTAATACAAGAGTTTTGCAAGGTGAGAGGATTGGAATAGTAGGAAAAAACGGAAGTGGAAAAAGCACACTTTTAAAAACATTTTTGGGTAGAATTTCACCAGATAGTGGAGTTATAAAAAAAGGTGAATTAAAAATCGGATATTTCGATCAAATGAGAGAAGGCATTAACGACGATGATAGCTTAATAGAAGTTTTTTGTCCAAATGGTGGGGACCATGTTTGGGTTAGAGGTAGATATATGCATGTATATGGCTATTTAAAAAACTTTCTTTTCCCAAAAGAGTTTTTAACTCAAAAGGTTGGCTCTTTAAGTGGTGGCGAAAAAAATAGAGTAGCTTTGGCTTTACTTTTTACAAAAGAGTATGATTGCTTAATTTTAGATGAACCTACAAATGACCTTGACATTGCTACGATTAATATCTTAGAAGAGTATTTAATGAGTTTTGAAGGTGCTGTTATAATCGTAAGTCATGATAGATATTTTGTAGATAAAGTTACAAATAAGCTTTGGATTTTTGAAAATAGCGGAAATATTAATCAAACGTATATGCCATATAGTGAGTATTTAGAACTTGAAGATGAGATCGAAGAGCTTGATGAAATAGAAAAAGATGCCAAAGAAAAATCAAATGAGCAACAAGCTCAAAAAAGCTTACAGCCAAAAACTCAAACAAAATTAAGCTTTAAGCAAAATAAAATTTTAAATGAGTATCCAGCTGAAATAGAAAGACTTGAAAACCGTATAAAAGAGCTAAATCACGCACTTTCAACACCTGAAATTTATAAAGAAGTAGGGATTCAATCTCTTTTTGAAGAACTAGAAGAAAAAAAGGGAAATTTAACAAATATGGAAAATGAGTATTTTGAAGTTTTAGCGCTGGCTGAGAGTTTAAAAAGTTGA
- a CDS encoding phosphate ABC transporter substrate-binding protein PstS, whose product MLQKIVKFSFIFLCINLLNAYELKGYGATFAGDKVVELSNLYKLKTKNEISYFPIGSSGGIKQVLLNKADFAIVDIALKDDSLEFIPFIKSPISISYNLPNISNLVLTPNLISKIFIGKIKFWNDKEITLLNPNLNLPNEKIIFFHRYDGSGTTFTLSSFLKNNSDFWNLKNSEFVNFKLGIGKKGNKEIAFFIKQTPYSIGYASYYYTRNLNSAYLQYKGTISHPKDDNYPLQNYSYFIYRKDSSKKENIEKFIKFAKQNYNPKDDKLSYFD is encoded by the coding sequence ATGCTGCAAAAAATAGTGAAATTTAGTTTTATATTTTTATGCATAAATTTATTAAATGCTTATGAGCTTAAAGGATATGGTGCAACCTTTGCAGGCGATAAAGTGGTTGAACTTTCAAATTTATATAAATTAAAAACTAAAAATGAAATTTCATATTTTCCAATTGGATCAAGCGGTGGAATAAAACAAGTTTTGCTTAATAAAGCTGATTTTGCAATAGTTGATATAGCTTTAAAAGATGATAGTTTAGAGTTTATACCATTTATAAAAAGTCCAATTTCCATAAGTTACAATTTGCCAAATATTTCAAATTTAGTTTTAACTCCAAATTTGATATCTAAAATTTTTATAGGAAAAATTAAGTTTTGGAATGATAAAGAGATAACTCTTTTAAATCCAAATTTAAATCTACCAAATGAAAAAATAATCTTTTTTCATAGATATGATGGATCTGGCACTACATTTACACTATCATCTTTTTTAAAAAACAATAGTGATTTTTGGAATTTAAAAAACAGTGAGTTTGTAAATTTCAAACTAGGAATTGGAAAAAAGGGAAATAAAGAAATAGCTTTTTTTATAAAACAAACTCCTTATTCTATCGGATATGCAAGCTACTACTACACGCGAAATTTAAACTCGGCTTATTTGCAATATAAAGGCACAATTTCTCATCCAAAAGATGATAATTACCCTTTGCAAAATTATAGTTACTTTATATATAGAAAAGATAGTTCAAAAAAAGAAAATATTGAGAAATTTATTAAATTTGCAAAACAAAACTACAATCCAAAAGATGATAAATTAAGCTATTTTGACTAA
- a CDS encoding nucleotidyltransferase family protein, whose protein sequence is MENLDNTHLPKGIQDKLIKKLKSLNPREIWIFGSYAKGTPKPSSDIDLFVIKKKIKKDFHEDIVNLRNELNKLGEKYGIDIDLFIDTKDLVEEKLLDEDEFYTSVFDGASRIYTKKDGINISILLQKKSWFDKIMQKVKIIFIKFFGIKDSNAAKNSEI, encoded by the coding sequence GTGGAAAATTTGGATAATACTCATTTGCCAAAGGGTATTCAAGATAAGTTAATTAAAAAATTAAAATCTTTAAACCCAAGAGAAATTTGGATTTTTGGAAGCTATGCCAAAGGAACTCCAAAGCCAAGTAGCGATATAGATCTTTTTGTAATTAAAAAAAAGATAAAAAAAGATTTTCATGAAGATATTGTAAATTTAAGAAATGAGTTAAATAAGCTAGGAGAAAAATATGGCATTGATATAGATCTTTTTATAGATACGAAAGATTTAGTTGAAGAAAAACTTTTAGATGAAGATGAGTTTTATACTTCTGTTTTTGATGGAGCTAGTAGAATTTATACAAAAAAAGATGGGATAAATATTTCGATTTTACTTCAAAAAAAGAGTTGGTTTGATAAAATTATGCAAAAAGTTAAAATTATTTTTATAAAATTTTTTGGAATTAAGGATAGCAATGCTGCAAAAAATAGTGAAATTTAG
- the pstB gene encoding phosphate ABC transporter ATP-binding protein PstB — MATITEVKENLALSIKDFSFWYQGSNKPNLNKINMPVADKKVTALIGPSGCGKSTLLRSINRIHDLYPGNRYEGEISFCGENILSSNIDLINLRIKIGMIFQQPTAFPMSIKDNVEYGLKLQGIKDKKTLSQITESALKGANIWDEVKDRLNDDAAGLSGGQRQRLCIARAIAVSPDILLFDEPTSALDPISTIAIEELIHRLKENYTIVIVTHNMQQALRVSDYTAFMYLGDLIEFGKTEQIFKNPREKLLQEYVGGKFG; from the coding sequence ATGGCAACAATAACAGAAGTTAAAGAAAATCTTGCTTTAAGCATAAAAGATTTCTCATTTTGGTATCAAGGAAGCAATAAACCAAATTTAAATAAAATCAACATGCCAGTGGCTGATAAAAAAGTAACTGCTTTGATAGGGCCATCAGGATGTGGTAAATCAACTCTTTTAAGGTCAATTAACAGAATTCACGATCTTTATCCAGGAAATCGCTACGAAGGTGAAATTTCTTTTTGTGGTGAAAATATTTTAAGTAGCAATATTGATTTAATAAATTTAAGAATAAAAATCGGTATGATTTTTCAGCAACCTACTGCCTTTCCAATGAGTATAAAAGATAATGTTGAATATGGCTTAAAGCTTCAAGGTATAAAAGATAAAAAAACATTATCGCAAATTACTGAAAGTGCCTTAAAAGGTGCAAATATCTGGGATGAGGTAAAGGATAGATTAAATGATGATGCCGCAGGACTTTCAGGAGGCCAAAGACAAAGACTTTGTATAGCAAGAGCCATTGCAGTAAGCCCTGATATTTTGCTTTTTGATGAGCCAACTTCAGCACTTGATCCAATTTCCACAATAGCTATTGAAGAGCTTATACATAGACTAAAAGAAAACTACACAATTGTCATTGTAACTCACAACATGCAACAAGCTCTAAGAGTTAGTGATTATACAGCATTTATGTATTTAGGAGATTTAATAGAATTTGGCAAAACTGAGCAAATATTTAAAAACCCAAGAGAAAAACTTTTACAAGAGTATGTAGGTGGAAAATTTGGATAA
- the pstA gene encoding phosphate ABC transporter permease PstA has product MSDKFKAIREKAAAKRVRTNKIVNYVSIFFAVLGLFFLVWIMVTLIVKGIAGFSSSIFIDDTVFGGLRNALIGHTILVGIASVIGIPIGLMAGTYLSEYGGANDRKSNFIRNMSDIMMSTPSIVIGAFIYAIVVSPFGSYNGFAGALALAVMMIPVILKTTDDMLTLVPQSLREAAFALGAPKYKVTMQIVFRAAKNGILTGVVLAVARVSGETAPLLFTSGAWDFLTLNPFAPMPSLTNTIYEFTQSPDADLNSVAWAGAFLLAVVVLGVNIIGRMLIKTKKNKG; this is encoded by the coding sequence ATGAGTGATAAATTTAAAGCTATAAGAGAAAAAGCCGCTGCAAAAAGAGTAAGAACTAATAAAATAGTAAATTATGTTTCTATTTTCTTTGCAGTTTTGGGATTGTTTTTTTTAGTGTGGATAATGGTGACTTTGATAGTTAAGGGAATAGCTGGATTTAGTAGCTCTATTTTTATAGATGATACTGTTTTTGGCGGACTTAGAAATGCTCTTATCGGACATACTATTTTAGTAGGAATTGCCTCAGTTATAGGAATTCCAATCGGATTAATGGCTGGAACATATCTAAGTGAATATGGCGGAGCTAATGATAGAAAATCAAACTTTATAAGAAATATGAGCGATATTATGATGAGTACGCCATCAATTGTAATTGGTGCATTTATTTATGCTATTGTGGTATCACCATTTGGTTCTTATAATGGATTTGCTGGAGCTTTAGCTTTGGCTGTTATGATGATACCGGTTATATTAAAAACAACCGATGATATGCTAACTTTGGTTCCACAAAGCTTAAGAGAAGCGGCGTTTGCTTTGGGTGCACCAAAATATAAAGTTACAATGCAAATTGTATTTCGTGCGGCAAAAAATGGCATTTTAACTGGGGTTGTTTTAGCTGTGGCAAGAGTTTCAGGTGAAACTGCACCGCTTTTATTTACTTCAGGTGCATGGGATTTTTTAACTTTAAATCCATTTGCTCCAATGCCAAGCTTAACAAATACAATTTATGAATTTACTCAAAGTCCTGATGCGGACTTAAATTCAGTTGCATGGGCGGGAGCATTTTTGTTAGCGGTTGTAGTTTTAGGTGTAAATATAATCGGTAGAATGTTAATAAAAACAAAGAAAAATAAAGGATAA
- the pstC gene encoding phosphate ABC transporter permease subunit PstC, translated as MTGFQRHALKNEKIFSFFAKMSSILVLIILLIIFLTLFYRALPAINEFGLGFLFDSTWDVANKRLGGAAAIFGTIVSTFIAMLLATPVAIGIAIFLTEIAPFKVRTFFSVNIELLAAIPSIVYGMWGFLYFVPFVQKLFGGTGLGLLTGGLVLSIMILPFIASVTRDSMETTPAILKESAYALGATKFDVIKNVIFPYAKAGIIGSIILALGRAFGETMAVAFLLGGISVIPSNISDPATSIPVTLALQFGEAMGMRVYESSMYYLALILFVISFITIAVAKFALLRKKRVIK; from the coding sequence ATGACAGGTTTTCAGCGCCATGCTTTAAAAAATGAAAAAATATTCTCATTTTTTGCAAAAATGTCTTCAATTTTGGTTTTAATTATTTTGCTTATTATTTTTCTAACACTTTTTTATAGGGCACTTCCTGCTATAAATGAATTTGGGTTAGGGTTTTTGTTTGATTCTACTTGGGATGTGGCAAATAAGCGTCTTGGTGGTGCAGCTGCTATATTTGGAACGATAGTTTCAACATTTATAGCTATGCTTTTAGCTACGCCTGTTGCTATCGGTATAGCTATATTTTTAACAGAAATTGCTCCATTTAAAGTTAGGACTTTTTTTAGTGTAAATATTGAATTACTAGCTGCAATTCCATCTATTGTCTATGGAATGTGGGGCTTTTTATATTTTGTTCCTTTTGTTCAAAAGCTTTTTGGAGGAACTGGACTTGGACTTTTAACTGGTGGACTTGTTTTATCGATTATGATTTTGCCATTTATTGCCTCAGTTACAAGAGATAGTATGGAGACAACTCCAGCCATTTTAAAAGAATCAGCTTATGCCTTAGGTGCTACTAAATTCGATGTTATAAAAAATGTTATTTTTCCATATGCAAAAGCAGGAATTATTGGTTCAATTATTTTAGCTTTAGGTAGAGCGTTTGGTGAGACTATGGCTGTTGCGTTTTTGCTTGGTGGAATTTCTGTTATTCCTAGTAATATTTCAGATCCAGCAACAAGTATCCCAGTAACACTTGCTTTACAATTTGGCGAGGCAATGGGAATGAGAGTTTATGAAAGTTCGATGTATTATTTAGCGCTTATTTTATTTGTTATTAGCTTTATTACGATTGCAGTTGCAAAGTTTGCGCTACTTAGAAAGAAAAGGGTAATAAAATGA
- the pstS gene encoding phosphate ABC transporter substrate-binding protein PstS, with amino-acid sequence MVKKLAILAVASAFVFSNLSANDKISGQGATFPMPVYKEWAKLYYKDTKNQVTYSGGGSGKGVSAITDRNGNFGGTDAALTKEELKEKKLLQFPGVTGSVVLAYNINGVKDHELKLDGKAVAGIFSGKITKWDDAYLKELNPNLKLPAADIVPVVRSESSGTTFNFTSYLARADEDWAKNYGAAKTINWGAKVTPAQGNPLVAKTIKQTSNSIGYIEYAYKVQENLAAATLKTKNGDWAEPTKENFDRAALNSNFSIDEHFYDVLAYSAGEKSYPIVAATFIVLPSDNAEDGKKVTKFFKWAFTSQKAKKAAADLGYLPLPDDTVKMIEEYWKKYDIQPNNN; translated from the coding sequence ATGGTAAAAAAATTAGCTATTTTAGCAGTCGCTTCGGCATTTGTTTTTTCAAATTTGAGTGCAAATGACAAAATTTCAGGTCAAGGTGCAACTTTTCCAATGCCCGTTTATAAAGAGTGGGCAAAGTTATATTACAAAGATACTAAAAATCAAGTAACTTATAGCGGTGGTGGAAGCGGAAAAGGAGTAAGTGCTATAACTGATAGAAATGGAAATTTCGGTGGAACTGATGCAGCTTTAACAAAAGAGGAGTTAAAAGAGAAAAAACTTTTACAATTTCCAGGAGTTACAGGAAGTGTTGTTTTAGCTTATAACATAAATGGTGTAAAAGATCATGAATTAAAGCTTGATGGCAAAGCAGTTGCAGGAATATTTAGTGGAAAAATCACAAAATGGGATGATGCATACCTAAAAGAGCTTAATCCAAATTTAAAACTTCCTGCTGCAGACATCGTTCCAGTTGTAAGAAGTGAATCAAGTGGAACAACATTTAACTTTACAAGTTATTTAGCAAGAGCAGATGAAGACTGGGCTAAAAATTATGGTGCTGCAAAAACAATTAATTGGGGCGCAAAAGTAACTCCAGCTCAAGGAAATCCTCTTGTAGCAAAAACAATAAAGCAAACTTCAAACTCAATTGGATATATTGAATACGCTTATAAAGTTCAAGAAAACTTAGCTGCAGCAACTCTAAAAACAAAAAATGGTGATTGGGCTGAGCCAACAAAAGAAAACTTTGATCGTGCTGCATTAAATTCAAATTTTAGCATTGATGAGCATTTTTATGATGTTTTAGCATATAGTGCTGGTGAGAAATCATATCCGATCGTTGCAGCAACATTTATCGTTTTACCAAGTGATAACGCTGAAGATGGTAAAAAAGTAACTAAATTTTTTAAATGGGCATTTACAAGTCAAAAAGCTAAAAAAGCAGCTGCTGATTTAGGATATTTACCACTTCCTGATGATACTGTTAAGATGATTGAAGAGTATTGGAAAAAATACGACATTCAACCAAACAACAACTAA